From Toxorhynchites rutilus septentrionalis strain SRP chromosome 2, ASM2978413v1, whole genome shotgun sequence, a single genomic window includes:
- the LOC129765497 gene encoding uncharacterized protein K02A2.6-like, translating to MRRANRAVLREKHPLPVIDELLSSIRGAVLFSKLDIKEAYHQIEILEKSREITTFITKFGLFRYKRLMFGVSSASELFQKVMETVVAGLDGIVVYLDDIVVSGRSKAEHDRCLQALLDRFKSFDILLNLEKCRFSVKKLEFLGHELSINGIRPTDSRIQAVQQFRSPMSVAELRSFLGLITYVGRFLPNLASKTDTLRNLLREGVSFIWKEEHQTAFEAIKSEIANVGFLGYLDPKDTSILVTDASPTGLGAVLLQENQKREKRIIAFASKSLTDLEKKYFQTEREALALVWAIEKFRLYLLGTNFKLITDCKPLDFLFCHRSKPCPRIERWVLRVQAYRFQVIYQPGATNIADVLSRLSISTPEPFDEDSEVFIRSLVAAVIPKAVTVCEVEEETAKDDILKNLSIALEQGNWLECVKPFKAFESELYRAGNLIMRGDRLVIPSVLQSKILELAHESHPGIVSMKKRLRQKVWWPGIDKQAETIVKHCKSCTIVSALEAPEPIRSTKMPGHNLLVIVDYFSRFIEVIVMKQITATLTVRAFHETFCRFGMPETLKTDNGPQFISEEFRSFCEQFGIEVRKSTPYWPQANGEVERMNGMIKKHLKISQAEDTDWKWDLRMCVLMYNSTPHSTTGVAPSVLMFGRIMKDKLPAFQGNNNMVSEEVRDRDKEQKLKSTGNSDRRRRAKSRQLKPGDTVVVKRMVRDSKLASNYSPEEFIVIEQKGSDVKLLSKESDRIIHRNLAHIKLIGMKIFQTKLF from the exons ATGCGTAGAGCGAATCGCGCTGTTTTGCGAGAGAAGCATCCGTTGCCTGTAATTGATGAGCTACTGAGCAGCATTCGTGGAGCAGTTCTTTTCtccaaactcgatataaaagaAGCGTATCATCAGATTGAGATTTTAGAGAAATCACGCGAGATAACAACTTTTATTACAAAATTTGGATTGTTCAG ATATAAAAGGCTGATGTTTGGTGTCAGTTCTGCTTCAGAGCTATTCCAGAAAGTGATGGAGACTGTAGTGGCTGGACTGGACGGGATTGTAGTGTATCTCGATGATATAGTAGTTTCAGGAAGATCAAAAGCGGAACATGATAGATGTCTTCAAGCATTACTGGACAGATTTAAGAGCTTTGATATATTACTGAACTTAGAGAAGTGTAGATTCAGTGTCAAGAAACTAGAATTCCTGGGGCATGAACTTTCAATCAATGGTATTAGACCAACTGATAGTAGAATTCAAGCTGTCCAACAATTCCGTTCTCCTATGAGTGTTGCTGAACTACGTAGTTTTTTGGGACTAATAACTTATGTTGGAAGGTTTTTACCAAATCTTGCTAGCAAAACGGATACACTGAGAAATCTTTTGCGCGAGGGTGTTTCGTTCATTTGGAAAGAGGAACATCAAACCGCTTTTGAAGCTATCAAGTCTGAAATAGCAAATGTAGGTTTCCTTGGATACCTCGATCCAAAGGATACGAGCATCCTGGTTACAGACGCAAGCCCTACCGGACTTGGAGCGGTTTTACTACAAGAAAACCAAAAGCGCGAGAAAAGAATCATTGCATTTGCAAGTAAGTCTCTGACcgacttagaaaaaaaatattttcaaacggaAAGGGAAGCTCTGGCTCTGGTTTGGGCCATCGAAAAATTTCGTCTTTATCTGCTAGGAACGAATTTCAAATTAATAACGGATTGCAAGCCTTTGGATTTTCTCTTCTGCCATCGTTCTAAACCATGCCCTCGGATTGAAAGATGGGTTTTACGTGTCCAAGCTTATCGGTTCCAGGTGATTTACCAGCCAGGAGCTACCAATATAGCGGATGTGCTTTCACGTTTATCGATTTCAACACCGGAACCATTCGATGAGGATAGCGAAGTGTTTATAAGAAGTTTAGTAGCAGCAGTCATTCCAAAGGCGGTTACCGTGTGCGAGGTGGAGGAAGAAACAGCGAAGGACGATATTCTAAAAAATCTATCGATAGCTTTGGAACAAGGGAATTGGTTGGAATGTGTGAAACCGTTTAAAGCATTTGAATCGGAATTATATCGGGCAGGAAATTTGATTATGCGCGGAGATCGATTGGTTATTCCTTCGGTGCTTCAAAGTAAAATACTTGAACTTGCTCATGAGTCTCATCCCGGGATCGTCTCAATGAAGAAGAGGTTACGACAAAAGGTGTGGTGGCCAGGAATCGACAAGCAAGCAGAAACAATTGTAAAACATTGCAAATCATGCACGATCGTGTCAGCCTTGGAGGCTCCAGAGCCAATCAGATCTACAAAGATGCCAGGACACAATTTGTTGGTGATCGTTGATTATTTCAGCCGGTTTATTGAAGTTATTGTCATGAAGCAAATTACAGCGACGTTGACCGTAAGAGCTTTCCACGAGACGTTTTGTCGTTTTGGTATGCCAGAAACATTGAAAACAGATAACGGACCGCAGTTTATCAGTGAGGAATTTCGGAGTTTTTGCGAACAATTTGGGATAGAAGTGAGAAAATCTACACCGTATTGGCCACAGGCAAATGGAGAAGTAGAAAGGATGAATGGTATGATAAAAAAACATCTCAAGATTAGTCAAGCCGAAGATACGGATTGGAAATGGGATCTGCGTATGTGCGTGTTGATGTACAATTCAACGCCACATAGTACCACGGGGGTGGCTCCATCCGTCCTTATGTTTGGACGAATCATGAAGGACAAACTCCCAGCTTTCCAGGGTAACAATAATATGGTTTCGGAAGAAGTGAGGGATAGGGACAAGGAACAAAAGCTTAAAAGTACTGGGAACTCTGATCGACGTCGCCGAGCTAAATCACGCCAGCTCAAGCCTGGGGATACAGTTGTGGTAAAACGAATGGTTAGGGATAGTAAGCTTGCATCGAATTATAGTCCAGAAGAATTCATAGTGATAGAGCAGAAAGGTTCAGATGTCAAGTTATTATCTAAAGAATCAGATCGAATTATCCATCGGAATCTGGCCCATATAAAATTGATAGGAATGAAGATTTTTCAAACGAAACTGTTCTAG